In Symmachiella dynata, the following are encoded in one genomic region:
- a CDS encoding LamG domain-containing protein, giving the protein MNRFLTGSLVLLFVCGTGSNVRGDDKLIGDWPLAGDTLDHSSNKLKSRARDIDLKVVGPSGQANTAGGFDGRTSVIEVDDNPALHLGAGEFSISLWANTQEKLDDVLGDLVAKYDPQTRTGFNLGILNLSGVTSTQSNHRHLYFGIDADKIDPQWTDCGRPGDNLYVCALCVYKGELYAGTFEHGADQAGHVYRFEGGQQWVDCGSPDSSNAVQTLAVFEGHLYAGTGRYLSAGSALPESPNETPGGKVYRYEGPGQWVDCGKLQNPKTGESFTTGGLVVYQGALYAGPSKHPGRGLYRYEGGKNWEFLGEPGHRVTFPVVHNGSMYFASLDGGGIERYDGEGKFADVGKPEGITQSYGFAIYRGDLYCSTWPNGEVFRYGGGQDWINVGRLGDEKEVMGMAVYNGGFFAGTLPLAEVYRYDGGSNWSRTGQLDTTPNVKYRRAWSMAVHDGRLYCGTLPSGHVYSLEAGKSATYGHALPAGWVHLAAVRGRDHLRLYVNGKLVARSSQFAAKDYDVSTTKPLTIGFGPQDHFNGKLAEVRLYGRALTDADIAQLAKVKKSAAGQ; this is encoded by the coding sequence ATGAATCGTTTTTTAACGGGCTCGCTGGTGCTCTTGTTTGTGTGCGGCACCGGGAGCAACGTTCGTGGCGACGACAAACTGATCGGTGATTGGCCATTAGCCGGCGACACGCTCGACCATTCCTCAAACAAACTCAAATCCAGGGCGCGCGATATCGATTTGAAGGTCGTAGGGCCCAGCGGTCAGGCAAATACCGCGGGTGGATTTGATGGCCGCACCAGTGTCATCGAAGTCGACGACAATCCCGCCCTGCACTTGGGGGCGGGAGAGTTTTCCATCTCCCTGTGGGCGAATACCCAAGAAAAGTTGGACGATGTGCTGGGCGACCTTGTTGCCAAATATGACCCGCAGACCCGCACGGGATTTAATTTGGGAATCCTCAACTTATCCGGTGTGACCTCCACGCAGTCCAATCATCGGCATCTCTATTTTGGAATTGATGCGGACAAAATCGATCCCCAGTGGACCGACTGTGGACGTCCCGGAGATAATTTGTATGTCTGCGCGCTGTGTGTTTACAAAGGGGAGTTGTACGCTGGGACTTTTGAGCATGGTGCGGATCAGGCGGGGCATGTCTATCGTTTTGAGGGTGGACAACAGTGGGTCGATTGCGGAAGTCCCGATAGTAGCAACGCGGTGCAGACGCTCGCGGTTTTTGAGGGGCATCTGTATGCGGGAACCGGTCGTTATCTCTCCGCTGGATCGGCGCTTCCTGAATCGCCGAATGAAACGCCGGGGGGGAAAGTGTATCGCTATGAAGGTCCGGGGCAGTGGGTTGATTGCGGCAAATTGCAAAATCCAAAGACCGGCGAATCATTCACAACCGGTGGTTTGGTTGTTTATCAAGGCGCGTTGTACGCCGGACCTTCCAAGCATCCCGGGCGGGGGTTGTATCGCTACGAAGGGGGCAAGAATTGGGAATTTCTGGGAGAGCCGGGGCATCGCGTGACCTTTCCCGTGGTCCATAACGGATCGATGTATTTCGCATCGCTGGATGGCGGGGGCATTGAACGTTACGACGGCGAGGGAAAGTTCGCCGATGTCGGAAAACCCGAGGGAATCACCCAGTCGTATGGGTTTGCGATTTACCGCGGTGACTTGTACTGCTCGACATGGCCCAATGGTGAAGTGTTTCGTTATGGCGGCGGGCAGGATTGGATCAATGTCGGTCGACTCGGCGACGAAAAAGAAGTGATGGGGATGGCGGTCTACAACGGCGGGTTCTTTGCGGGCACACTGCCGTTGGCTGAAGTGTATCGCTACGACGGCGGTAGCAATTGGTCGCGGACCGGGCAATTGGATACCACGCCGAACGTCAAATATCGCCGCGCATGGTCGATGGCTGTGCATGACGGCCGGTTGTATTGCGGGACCTTGCCTTCGGGACATGTCTATTCGTTGGAGGCGGGCAAAAGCGCGACGTATGGTCACGCGCTGCCTGCGGGTTGGGTCCATCTGGCAGCGGTGCGGGGGCGTGATCATTTGCGGCTGTACGTCAATGGAAAACTCGTCGCCCGTTCGTCGCAGTTTGCTGCCAAGGACTATGACGTCTCCACCACCAAACCGCTGACGATTGGCTTCGGTCCACAGGATCATTTCAACGGCAAGCTTGCAGAGGTGCGTCTGTATGGCCGCGCGTTGACGGATGCCGACATCGCGCAGTTGGCGAAGGTGAAAAAGAGTGCTGCAGGTCAATAA
- a CDS encoding peroxidase family protein, whose product MRSKIHTKTRSSHAGKVNKRRRPLSLESLEERVVMSASFAEFDGTGNNLDNPEWGSTYEQLLRISTVEYADGISDPAGADRPSAREVSNAIVDQDSDIINDRQLSDFVWLWGQFIDHDIDLTENGEPHESLPIEVPTGDEYFDPFSTGTQVIDFNRSLYDAATGDSVSNVRQQLNEITAFIDGSAIYGSDDVRAAALRTFSGGRLKTSEGDLLPFNESGLANAGGTSADLFLAGDVRANENAALSSMHTLFVREHNRIADEIAANNPGMSDEAIYQQARAFVVAEMQAITFNEYLPALLGEGAIAEYQGYDPTVNPGISNLFSTAAYRYGHSMLSPELLRVDNSGAVIDAGNLSLRDAFFAPGELTENGIDSLLAGLARQEAQEIDTQVIDDVRNFLFGPPGSGGFDLVSLNIQRGRDHGLADYNQVRVDLGLEAVTSFSQITSDPELQAKLEEVYGDVDNIDVWVGGLAEDHLAGASVGLLIHTVIADQFERIRDGDRFWYQNVFEGSELEELESTKLSDIILRNTGIENIREDVFRLTTNYAPVAAMDVEFVGSRRNGELQLDASSSYDLEQSTDSLTYLWDLDNDGKYDDAVGMQAAVSMRDLDSRGRLVVGLKVIDDQGNVGLQEVAVENGQHRPGHFAGGMHHHNHGNHNHGHNHDHNHGKSGHGRHGHQEKDTPGRSHKGGKSFASSHGSGLGRHDDAFAELADGLWGNDLLKKHHRRSR is encoded by the coding sequence ATGCGTTCCAAGATCCACACCAAGACACGCTCATCCCACGCTGGTAAAGTCAACAAACGCCGACGCCCCTTGTCGTTGGAGTCACTCGAAGAGCGCGTCGTGATGTCCGCTAGCTTCGCGGAGTTTGATGGGACCGGCAATAACCTCGACAATCCCGAATGGGGCAGTACCTACGAACAATTGTTGCGGATCAGTACTGTTGAGTACGCAGACGGGATTTCAGATCCCGCGGGGGCCGATCGGCCCAGTGCACGGGAGGTCAGTAATGCGATCGTGGACCAGGACTCGGATATCATCAATGACCGGCAACTGTCCGACTTTGTCTGGTTATGGGGACAGTTTATCGATCACGATATCGACCTGACGGAAAACGGTGAACCCCACGAGTCGTTGCCGATTGAAGTCCCCACGGGTGACGAATACTTTGATCCCTTTTCAACGGGGACACAGGTCATCGATTTCAACCGCTCCTTGTACGATGCCGCGACGGGTGATTCGGTGAGCAATGTGCGACAACAGCTCAATGAGATTACCGCTTTCATTGATGGGTCGGCGATTTACGGGTCCGATGACGTGCGTGCAGCGGCGCTGCGGACGTTTTCCGGCGGCCGGTTGAAGACCAGTGAAGGCGATCTGTTGCCATTTAACGAATCTGGTTTAGCCAATGCCGGCGGGACGAGTGCCGATTTGTTCCTGGCCGGTGATGTGCGTGCCAATGAAAACGCGGCACTCTCTTCGATGCATACGTTGTTCGTGAGAGAACATAATCGCATCGCTGACGAAATCGCTGCTAACAATCCGGGCATGTCCGATGAGGCAATCTATCAACAGGCTCGGGCCTTTGTTGTTGCCGAAATGCAGGCGATTACATTTAACGAATATCTTCCCGCGCTGTTGGGTGAAGGTGCGATTGCGGAGTATCAAGGGTACGACCCAACCGTGAACCCCGGCATTAGCAACCTGTTTTCGACTGCGGCTTATCGATATGGGCACAGTATGTTGTCGCCCGAGTTATTACGGGTCGACAACAGCGGCGCGGTGATTGATGCTGGAAATCTCTCTTTGCGTGACGCGTTTTTTGCCCCGGGTGAATTGACGGAGAACGGTATTGATTCTCTGTTGGCCGGATTGGCGCGGCAGGAGGCGCAGGAGATTGATACTCAGGTCATTGACGACGTGCGCAATTTCTTGTTCGGCCCTCCCGGTTCCGGCGGATTTGACTTGGTCTCATTAAACATCCAGCGCGGACGCGATCACGGCTTGGCGGATTACAACCAGGTTCGTGTTGATTTGGGATTGGAGGCGGTGACGAGCTTTTCGCAGATTACCTCCGATCCGGAATTGCAGGCCAAGTTGGAAGAGGTCTATGGCGATGTCGACAATATCGACGTCTGGGTTGGCGGCTTAGCAGAAGACCATCTGGCCGGCGCGAGCGTCGGGTTGTTGATCCACACGGTGATCGCCGACCAATTCGAGCGGATTCGCGACGGAGACCGTTTCTGGTATCAGAATGTCTTCGAAGGCAGCGAATTGGAAGAATTGGAATCGACGAAACTCTCCGACATCATTTTGCGGAACACCGGGATCGAAAACATTCGCGAGGACGTTTTCCGGTTGACGACAAACTACGCGCCGGTGGCGGCAATGGACGTCGAATTTGTGGGGTCGCGGCGCAATGGCGAATTGCAGTTAGACGCCAGCAGCAGTTATGACCTCGAACAGTCAACCGACTCGTTGACCTATCTGTGGGACCTCGACAACGACGGCAAGTATGACGATGCGGTCGGCATGCAAGCGGCGGTCTCGATGCGCGACTTGGATTCGCGAGGTCGCTTGGTGGTCGGATTGAAAGTCATTGATGATCAAGGAAATGTCGGCTTGCAAGAAGTGGCTGTCGAAAACGGCCAGCATCGGCCCGGCCATTTTGCCGGTGGCATGCATCACCATAACCACGGCAACCACAATCACGGCCACAACCATGATCACAATCATGGAAAATCAGGTCACGGCCGTCATGGGCATCAAGAAAAAGACACGCCTGGCCGTTCACACAAGGGGGGGAAATCCTTCGCCTCCTCGCACGGATCAGGACTGGGCCGCCACGATGATGCGTTCGCCGAATTGGCGGACGGGCTATGGGGAAACGATCTTCTCAAAAAGCACCACAGACGTAGCCGCTGA
- a CDS encoding OprO/OprP family phosphate-selective porin — protein MDEIAEADGFEQRIQKLEAELAALRRDHAGVTAESEAAESETVEFAEALIPAEESTGVVTISNWTNSGYLRFQDEPNGAALPQPNLGEDPDLPNLPPGFRDRLGQPRSLFDTSEYPTVNWSGFLQLDTGIVDQDELNVESVGRVAAESGLRRVRLRVDGNVRETSTYVIDLDFAASGHPSFRNVMLAFHEVPVAQNVQMGYFKQSIGMQAMTSSKDLRFMERTLPFAFDPFRQTGVGAFGNWAGRRGSWSLSTFGYPTDSFGVTTGDALGTSMSTRVTGLPYYEDEGARLLHMGMGYSFGSPSDNIVRYAIQPGFFVSDPGNPDASTGVPTFVDTGKIPARAFHIFNAELAGNFGSLSLQSEATFAVVDQIGGPTLAFAGAYASVGYVLTGETYGYNRRNGILRNIVPKENFDLSGGTGALELTAGWSYIDLNNKNILGGDMRNFILGVNWYVSQSGRFTMNIIPTHLIDPEYGSSDAVVIGGRAQVEF, from the coding sequence GTGGATGAGATCGCTGAAGCGGATGGATTCGAACAGCGGATTCAAAAACTGGAAGCGGAACTCGCTGCGCTGCGGCGCGACCACGCGGGCGTGACTGCAGAGTCAGAAGCTGCGGAATCCGAAACTGTGGAATTCGCGGAGGCATTGATTCCTGCAGAGGAGTCGACGGGCGTTGTCACCATCTCGAATTGGACAAACTCTGGGTATTTGAGGTTCCAAGACGAGCCCAACGGTGCTGCCCTGCCCCAACCCAACTTGGGTGAGGATCCTGATTTGCCGAATCTTCCTCCGGGTTTTCGGGATCGTCTGGGACAACCGCGGAGCTTGTTTGATACCTCCGAGTATCCCACCGTGAATTGGAGCGGGTTTTTGCAGTTGGATACGGGAATTGTGGATCAGGATGAACTGAATGTTGAGTCTGTGGGGCGGGTCGCGGCCGAGAGCGGTCTGCGGCGTGTCCGTTTGCGTGTGGATGGAAATGTGCGGGAGACCAGTACGTATGTGATCGACCTGGATTTTGCCGCTTCGGGACATCCCAGTTTTCGCAACGTCATGCTGGCATTTCACGAAGTCCCGGTTGCGCAGAATGTTCAGATGGGATACTTCAAACAGTCGATTGGCATGCAAGCCATGACGAGCTCTAAAGACTTGCGGTTCATGGAACGCACTTTGCCGTTCGCGTTTGACCCGTTTCGACAAACCGGCGTGGGAGCCTTTGGGAACTGGGCGGGACGGAGGGGGAGTTGGTCATTATCCACCTTCGGATACCCGACCGATTCGTTCGGGGTGACTACTGGAGATGCGCTGGGGACCTCGATGTCGACCCGTGTTACCGGACTGCCTTATTATGAGGACGAGGGAGCACGATTGCTCCACATGGGAATGGGATATAGTTTCGGCTCTCCGTCAGACAATATCGTGCGATATGCCATTCAACCCGGTTTTTTCGTCTCGGATCCCGGCAATCCGGACGCATCCACGGGGGTGCCCACGTTTGTGGATACGGGAAAAATTCCGGCGCGGGCTTTTCATATTTTTAATGCGGAACTGGCCGGGAACTTTGGATCTCTGTCGCTTCAGTCCGAGGCGACGTTTGCTGTCGTCGATCAAATTGGCGGCCCCACGTTGGCATTTGCCGGCGCGTATGCCTCGGTCGGATATGTCCTGACCGGGGAGACATATGGCTATAACCGGCGTAACGGAATTCTCCGCAATATCGTTCCCAAAGAGAACTTCGATCTCAGTGGCGGGACCGGGGCATTGGAGCTGACGGCTGGTTGGTCGTACATCGATTTGAATAACAAGAATATCCTGGGGGGAGACATGCGCAACTTCATCCTCGGGGTGAATTGGTACGTCAGTCAAAGCGGACGGTTTACGATGAATATCATTCCCACACATTTGATTGACCCCGAGTACGGTTCGAGCGATGCAGTCGTCATCGGGGGACGGGCTCAGGTTGAGTTTTAG